ACGTGTGCCCCCGCGTCATTGCGGTGACGTGTGCCCCCGCGTCATTGCGGTGACGTGTGCCCCCACGTCATTGCGAGGCGGCCGCCCCGGGCCGCCGCGGCAATCTCTTGTCGGAAGGCCCCAGGTTCTCCACATCTCACGGGTGAACGGGCCCCTTTTCTGCCGCCGACGCTTTCAGCGCGAAATCCCCACGGCGCGCCCTCCCTGGAACGCGTCCATGACCGTTTCTTATCCGGCGATTCGGCGGGTAAACCGAAATTGACGCGGACGGGGCGGGGGGAGTAGGATGTCCCTGGATACCCGCCGTATGCCGGGGGGCGCGCGGCGGCGCAAGGAGAACGGACAATGCTGGGAAAACTCTGTGTGCTCGTCGTGGACGACGAGCCGGAAATCAGCGGCATGATCGCCGACTACTTCCGCGAGGGCGGGCATGAGGCCGGCACGGCGTCGAACATGGCCGAGGGGCTGGCCGCCCTGCGGGACTCCCCCGTGGACCTGCTGGTCACGGACATCGTCTATGCGGAGGGGCCGAACGGCCTGGAACTCGCGCGCCGCGCGCGGGAGGAGTATCCCGACATCGCGATCATCGTGATGACGGCCTTTGATGAGATGTACCCCCTGACCGAGGCGCTCCAGGCGGGGGCCGACGGCTACATCTCAAAGCCCTTCACCCTGAGCAAATTCTCCCTGGTTTTCGAGAAAAGCTACTGGGAGACCCTGTCCCGCACCGACTGGTGGGACGCCCACGTCCTCCCCGAGCGGAACGGCGTCCGCCGCTGATTCCCCGCCTCACTCCCCGAAAATGCGCGCCAAT
The sequence above is drawn from the Candidatus Hydrogenedentota bacterium genome and encodes:
- a CDS encoding response regulator produces the protein MLGKLCVLVVDDEPEISGMIADYFREGGHEAGTASNMAEGLAALRDSPVDLLVTDIVYAEGPNGLELARRAREEYPDIAIIVMTAFDEMYPLTEALQAGADGYISKPFTLSKFSLVFEKSYWETLSRTDWWDAHVLPERNGVRR